CATCATACCCTNNNNNNNNNNNNNNNNNNNNNNNNNNNNNNNNNNNNNNNNNNNNNNNNNNNNNNNNNNNNNNNNNNNNNNNNNNNNNNNNNNNNNNNNNNNNNNNNNNNNCTCCGGTTGCTTGACAGgaacttgctcttcttcttttgcGGTGGACTGTTGGGTTTTCACTTTCGCTATCTCCATCTTGCTGAGGGCTAGTTTGATCGGCGTCCTCCTCCTGTGGTGCCCCGGAGCCCGTTGCCTGCCGCCTCCGTTGAAGCCGCTTGGAGCCCACCTTACGGTGAGTGTTCGTCTAACGGCCTACAACTATTCTCTTCGGTCGTTTCGGTGATCGAGAGTGGTTATGTTGGGAAGTAATATATGTTGTCTCTTGTCCTAGTTCACCTATTAAGTTCATGGCATCCCGTCATCAGGTTGCTTTGATCTTAATCTTAGTTTCTTAGgggttttttttatcttttttgcGGCCTTTAAGAACAGAAATGCTTTATAAGTAAACTCTGGTTCAATCGCAATTGTAACCGAACTTTCATTCACTGAATGATATCAacattcttagcaaaaaaaaaagatcgtaTAAGGCATGCGTATATTCTTTATTAACTCGTCATATAAGTTTTGTACATCTATAAGACTTAACTGGGTCTTTGAAACACATATAGTAACTATTTGTCCACAATCTAGAAGTGTCAGCATTTTTAATTTATCCACCcgtttttacctttttaaatgatgaagaagatgacggGAATGGAGGGAATGGTAGGCGCTCcgtctttctctcttctttttgaGAGAGAAAGTGTGATGTCGCGGTGGTTCCCTGGCGGTTGTTCTCTCAGATTCCGGGTGACGGGTTTTTATTTCAATCTGTCGGCACCGGCTTATGATTCCGAAGACGGAGGTTCCTTCATCTCTGTACTGCCGGCTTTGGTCTCTTAGAGCTGTCGTCTTCTCCTCTTTGAAGACGAAGCTGTCTGGTTCTTTGGAACTCGGGGTTCCCGAGTGTTAAAGGTTTTCGATGGGTGGATGGGTGTCGGTTTTGGCTCCGGATAAGATCTCAACACTGGCTTGATGAAGCTTTCCGGAGGAGGAGTTTGGTGACGCGATGGGCGGGTGGTTTGTCGTCGGCGTGTTTTGGCGAAACAAGGTTCGTTTCGTTTTCTCCGGCGAAAATCCCGGCCGTTGGATCGTGGGGGTTTGGATAGACGACGTGTGTCTCTTGCAATCGGTGGATTGGAGCGCGTGGACGGTTTGGAAAGTTCTGTGGACGCGTGGTGTTTTCTGTGACGCGTGGGAACGGTGCTTCCGACCGTAGGGTTTTATGCTTGGGCTATTGTTGGGCTCGGGTTTTTTTTCGGCCTGTCTGTGGgccttttttgttttatgtctGTTTGTACATGTTTGGGcttttgtatgttttttctGGGCTTTTGCccttttatattaatttcactagatggaaaaaaaaaatgatgaagaagatgacaaTCTTTAGTTCCCTCAATCTCATTTCCATGTGAACAGAAATAAACAGCTAGTACGCGATGTTAGATATGCTGCTTTATTGCGTACACGTATCAGCTTTCTTTTTTAgggaatttcaaaatttattgactaTTCCAATTTGGGATAGGTGTAGAAAGTACAATATTGATCCGAATTTGGATGTACGAACTATGGTAATTAACGCAGTAGATACAAACAGACAAAACGACGTGCAAAACGAGAGAGGACTATTAACATGCAAAATAACAGCAGTTGTGAACAAATTATTAAAAGCGCAAACATTCatgatttatatatgtttataccTTTTCTCACATGATTATTGTTTACATAACCATAATATATCTCAAGAGACGAgccaaaaacaatttttaaggtccactcgtttttttttcttttttttttttcatttcaagcCTTTTTTTCCTCCATTGATATTATAAAAGGCTAGGAAGCCCATCCAACTTACAAAAGCCCAAATATGGGCAAGCAACAAAAACAAACTAGAAGGTCCACACTATGATCGAAAAACCCGAGCCCACAatagcccaaaaaaaaaaaaaccttgcgGTTGAGAACGCGTCACGCCAAACCGCGTAAAGGGACACGCGTCAACAATGACCACGCCCCTGGACACGTGTGAAGACCTCAGAAGGAAGGAGGACACGTCAAACACCACCACGTCGTCACCGCCAAGGCTTCACCACCACCGGAGAAAGCCCCAACGCTTCACGGGAGACCGAAACACCGCCAGAACAAGAATCCGGCCCACTCAATTCCTCCTCTTCGCCTGGCCTCGAAGTAACAGAGATCTTCAACGGGCCACTCCCGAAATCTCAACCCGAGCCACCGAAGTTCCCCTCTTCACCCCTATCGCTTCCTTCCCCAAAGAAATCAAAGGAGAAGCGAAACCAAATCACCACCGAGCCACCATTGGAACACCGAGAAATCCACCAATTCCGCCGTACCGAGAATCCATACGACGCAGGGGCAAAAATCCGACCGTTCACCTTAAGAGGAAAGGCACGACGTCGGAACTCTAAACCGACCGCCCACCATGAGTAAGGTGCGACGGCAGAAACTAAAGCCGGACGACCACCGAAGTACAGGTACGTCGCCGGAGACAAAGACGGCTACACCGTGTCAGAAATCCACCGTGCACCGCGAGCCAAGAAAAAGGAACCACCGcaacaaatctctctctctctcatctagAGAGAAGGTAGAGAGAAAAGTCTACCATTCCTTCTTCTTGAGAGTTAGATCTCTCAACTCGTTTTTCAatccaaaacataaaacataatttcaaaaaaaaaaaaattctgtatatataattttttttttgctacaaaTCTATTCAttctaatttcttttatatGTCTATAGGTATTCCTCTAGAAAATTTTCTATTCTCTTGTGTCATTTCATTTGTCTTTGCCTTGCAATGATAATGATCCTAATTATTCATTTAGCCTGTTTGTCTTGCGGACCGGGCATGCTAGTCATCAGGACTCCCTGATAGTTGGAACAGGCGTTATCCCTCTTTCTGTAACCCAGGGATACCCTTTGCCCTTTGGTCATCCTCATTACTAATCTCTCATGGAGTCGATGTGACCGTCAATTAATACATTATGCatctatttaattataaaatttgtgtGAAAGTGTAACATTCATCTTCACCGCAAAATGGATCTCATGAATAAGATCAACTCATTTTCCGTGCTAATTGGGAGAGCTTCTTCACATCGCTACTCAGCTTACGACTCACTTTTTTCGGTTTAATTGGGTGTGCTTCAGGCTAATTAAATCTGCATCAAAGCTCTTTAGGAATAATTAGTACCGTTTAGGAATAGTTCTTTCTATCTAATCATATTATTGAGTCAACATATCGAAGTTTGAAACAAAGGCCAAATGGCATTTGATTGGAAATGTGTCGTTGTTAATTAAAAACACTGGTCCACTAACCAAAACACGTATTGAGATATTAGAATAGCATGtagacaaagaaaaaataagttaTTGTCTTCAATTTATATCAGCAACCAAACCAAACTCCTCACACAAGCGGGAGGAGGactatttatattcataatccAAAGCTGTCAAAGAAACAAGGCTCTCTCACACATATACATTTACTTACATAGTAAACTATGGACCGACGTTGTTCTATTCATCATCACATCATTTCGTATCTTTTTCCCTCTTCTACGTCCATACTATTTTTGTGTATTTCATTCCTTGTGTTTTTTACTACAACCACTAATGCTTTAGTGAGACTTCCGGAGAACACGACCGTTCCAGCTATAATAGTGTTCGGAGATTCAATTGTTGATGCCGGAAACAACGACGATTTGATAACGGAGGCTAGATGTGATTATCCTCCTTATGGTATTGATTTCGATGGTGGAGTTCCTACGGGAAGATTCTCCAATGGAAAAGTCCCCACTGATATTCTAGGTTTGTTTACCTCTTGTTTTACTTTTCTTCGTTGACTAATCttataaaatgttatcaaatacTAACCACACATTATTTATCTCTATATCGAATGCATTAGCTAAGCTGGTTAATGACTTGCAACCCGTGAACAACTTTATTTCGTACACtcaaataaattaatgtgaACAATAAGGACTAACGTTAAAACACCAAGTTGCAATGTATAAtgtaattatattatacttcgattctttattaatttttttatagcgGAAGAATTAGGGATTAAGCCAACTATACCAGCATATCGAGATCCTAATCTAAGACAAGAAGATCTTCTAACCGGTGTAACATTTGCTTCGGGTGGTGCTGGTTATGTTCCTTTGACAACACAAATAGCGGTAGCTAATCCCCACTTCTTATGTTTTAAGTTTAtctaattaacttttaaatataacaaTTAGTTTTTATTGTTAATCGTTAAAGGGAGGAATACCATTATCGCAACAACTGAAACTTTTTGAagaatatatagagaaattgaATGGAATGGTGGGACAAGAGAGGACAACATTCATAATTAAGAATAGCTTGTTCGTTATTTATATGTGGTAGTAACGATATCGCAAACAACTTCTTTAGTCTCCTACGACTCAGCTCCAATACAACGCGGCTTCTTTCACTGCTCTTATGGCCGACAATGCTCGCTCTTTTGCTACGGTAAGAGTAGCTCCAAAATAAGGAGTTCTTCTTTGGTAtctaagaacaaaaataaataaaaaaagataaaaagtagGAGAGAGGTTATAACAAGAAGTTTTTAATTTACATGGTTTTAGGACCTCATTTTAACACTTGTCAAGTTAGGaatgattttgttttctaaaaataaataaaaaattaactaattaatgAAACATATTAAATAACAATACTTTGTGGTTTAAATACTCAATTTAACATTACCTCCATCGAGGTTGCTCTAAGAAGCCATGGTTACTTAGAGCATCATTACCTAGAATTTTTTGGAAGAAAATTTTTCATCATACCTAATATTATAATAGGtgatttttttaagaaaataaaataaatattaatttttttctttcaaataaacGACTTTGGCACAAATCTATTAAGGTTTTGATGAGGACACTTTCATAttataaatctctataatattatttgagaagtcagtttcatatgtgtcgcgctcacgttaattctcaTGACGGTTAATTACTTAgttacccttaatgaaataaaaatattatatatgtttccattaataacaactattttttctttaataaaacttaaataaactttttattaaattttccagtttaaaaatcacaaaaataagaaaagtaatatttttaaagtgtagtttatttatatgaaaatgtgtttaatttttattacctTTTATCTTTTCTCAACAAACATGAataatctataattttttaaatatatatttattttttttgtcatccaaAAAATATGTACttatgtatataaaacaaaattcacaaaacaaattgaaaaagtaaaataatttagacatttttctataagataataatttagaattcaaaaatcaaattattaataagaaaataatttaaaaccataactcatccatctaaaatcatattttttacaaaaattaattacatttatAGATAATCTTAATGAACTAAAGTTTATACCTAAATACCActattgataattattttgttttcctttacaataaacttataatttcttttgacttaaatttcctttttcaaaaaaaaaaacttaaatttcctttttataatGGCACATTAAAATACAGTAAATATTTCTAGAATAAAAGAGATAGATTATACATAAACgaaatttatttctatttttcttcatatttgtccaaaaacataaaaaacagaaatatctatcaattttcaaaatatagacttatatattttatcgaaaacatatataaattattcataaatatACTTATGAACTTAAGGAAAACTAGAAAAAATCTAATtagcaaaattatttttcatctaattataaccaaaaaattatgattaaaaactatatagCCCAATATACCAAAATACAAATATTGAAACCGATTAAAATATGAACaattaaatcaaccaattattatgaattatctattatatatacgtgaataattttcaatatattacaagttatgtttattaattcatatctgatttacttttttctatttttctaaaaaaagatatcaaattatatgaatttatttacaaatatacGAGGATGGATAGACTGAACTACCTACTGATAAGACAATTTTAATATGATGAGAAAATCATCATTAATTTAACAGAATATATAcaactaaaaatatctaaatgaatagttgaaataatacaaaatatcatatttaaaatcacATATTAATTAAGATAGAAacataaagatatttaatacagttttttatacataaaaataataaaattacttaaaacatataaacaaacaaagtaaAATACTTTTCTTGTAAATGTTGAACGGGAGAGTCatctaatattaatatatagtgtGAGTCTATACATGAAAAATCTCTTATAGGGATATAGATGACTTTTACAGTTTCACTTACTACTTAGTTACTCTCTCCGTTTCGAATTACTTGTCGTTTTATAGtagaatttttgtttcaaaataagtgtcgtttttaatgcaaaatttattgacaatattttctactatatttttctattggttgatactccctccgtttcgaattatatgtcgttttggaacaaaattttcgtttcaaaatgagtgtcgttttatgatttcaatgcaaaatttattgactttttaatctaatctatttttctattggttgaaatctggtt
The sequence above is drawn from the Raphanus sativus cultivar WK10039 chromosome 7, ASM80110v3, whole genome shotgun sequence genome and encodes:
- the LOC108833216 gene encoding LOW QUALITY PROTEIN: GDSL esterase/lipase EXL1 (The sequence of the model RefSeq protein was modified relative to this genomic sequence to represent the inferred CDS: inserted 1 base in 1 codon; deleted 1 base in 1 codon), producing the protein MDRRCSIHHHIISYLFPSSTSILFLCISFLVFFTTTTNALVRLPENTTVPAIIVFGDSIVDAGNNDDLITEARCDYPPYGIDFDGGVPTGRFSNGKVPTDILAEELGIKPTIPAYRDPNLRQEDLLTGVTFASGGAGYVPLTTQIAGGIPLSQQLKLFEEYIEKLNGMVGQERTTFIIKNSLFVIICGSNDIANNFFSXPTTQLQYNAASFTALMADNARSFATTLYQYGARRILMFGAPPIGCVPSQRTVAGGPTRDCVVRFNDACKLFNAKLSANIDGLSRTLQDTTLIYIDIYDPLLDLILNPQQYGFKVSNLGCCGTGLIEVTALCNNYTAAVCPVRSDYVFWDSFHPTETAYRNIVAKLLQRYLNRFF